A region from the Populus trichocarpa isolate Nisqually-1 chromosome 18, P.trichocarpa_v4.1, whole genome shotgun sequence genome encodes:
- the LOC112325834 gene encoding calcium uptake protein, mitochondrial, whose amino-acid sequence MFSWEFLRKSLELARRVLANQRTSTRALLKQSEGSNPLPVAASLSRSSFGGSNNGDRKSGDALLKFLLRSVASGVVIVGSSLSFSYWYPSLVDKCSFVSFADSTDDAAWVSSEDLLPHKKKKRFLFGDSYRRRVFFNYEKRIRLQSPPEKVFEYFESFKTPDGEVLVTPAELMRAVVPVFPPSESNRIREGFLRGETVPGELHCAPSRFFMLFDTNSDGLISFSE is encoded by the exons ATGTTTTCTTGGGAATTCCTGAGGAAATCCTTAGAGTTGGCCCGTCGAGTGCTTGCCAATCAACGGACCAGTACAAGAGCATTGCTCAAACAATCAGAAGGGTCTAATCCATTACCAGTGGCAGCTTCTTTGTCAAGATCATCCTTTGGTGGGTCCAATAACGGTGACCGTAAGAGTGGAGATGCATTGCtgaaatttttattaagatCAGTCGCTTCAGGAGTTGTGATTGTTGGCTCCAGCTTGAGCTTTAGCTACTGGTATCCTTCCTTGGTTGATAAGTGTTCGTTTGTTTCTTTCGCCGACAGTACAGACGATGCAGCATGGGTGTCAAGTGAAGATCTTCTTCcacacaagaagaagaaaaggttccTCTTTGGAG ATTCATACAGGAGAagagttttctttaattatgaaAAGCGCATCAGGTTGCAAAGCCCTCCAGAGAAG gTTTTTGAGTACTTCGAATCTTTTAAAACGCCTGATGGTGAAGTTCTTGTGACACCAGCAGAATTGATGCGAGCAGTTGTTCCTGTATTTCCTCCATCAGAGTCGAATCGCATTAGAGAGGGATTTCTGAGAGGGGAAACAGTCCCTGGAGAATTGCATTGTGCACCTTCAAGATTTTTCATGCTTTTTGACACTAACAGTGATGGGCTTATTTCTTTTTCAGAGTAA